The following are from one region of the Thermanaerothrix sp. genome:
- a CDS encoding Rne/Rng family ribonuclease, with translation MRRGKAIVANTLESEESRVAVLDPSGHLLDIYLERMWERQRAGEIYKARVDNVLPGMNAAFLNLGDGRNGFLYLADLGRKPSPGEELVVQVAKTARKGKGARVTPRISLPGRYVVLVPEGRDVGVSKRVSDEEERKRLKELGRQVLPEGFGMIVRTVAEGCGLEEMRCDVEDLMGLWDEISSAARRTPAPCLLYRDGGLLERVLRDELDRDVAEVVLDNPEDLDTVASLCLKFFGPSGGPEVTLYRGRGSVFEVYGVEKELELALDKKVWLSSGAYLVIDQAEALTVIDVNTGKYTGAKDLRHTVLKTNLEAAEEVARQLRIRAIGGIVVVDFIDMESEEDRRVLLERLKELFKGDRHRARVFGITPLGLVELTRKRSRSDLRSILTRGCPMCGGSGFVEREEASAMKLKRAIRKAMGSSSPEALLVAMNPHGARHCAEYLPSWEEEFRCRIFLKEDPSLQWGKFKLEYQGQLRQAEHRMAPSSGVAWVVHRTDRA, from the coding sequence TTGAGGCGAGGCAAGGCCATCGTGGCCAACACGTTGGAGAGCGAGGAGTCCAGGGTGGCGGTGTTGGATCCCTCCGGCCATCTCTTGGATATATACCTCGAGAGGATGTGGGAGAGGCAGCGGGCTGGGGAGATATACAAGGCCCGGGTGGATAACGTTCTTCCCGGCATGAACGCCGCCTTCCTCAACCTTGGGGACGGGAGGAACGGCTTCCTGTACCTGGCGGATTTGGGGCGCAAGCCAAGCCCCGGTGAGGAGCTGGTGGTGCAGGTGGCCAAGACCGCCCGCAAGGGCAAGGGGGCTAGGGTGACCCCCAGGATATCCCTTCCTGGGCGCTACGTGGTGCTGGTGCCGGAGGGGAGGGACGTGGGGGTCTCCAAAAGGGTGTCCGATGAGGAGGAGAGGAAGAGGCTCAAGGAGCTGGGCAGGCAGGTGCTGCCCGAGGGTTTTGGCATGATAGTGCGGACCGTGGCGGAGGGGTGCGGCCTTGAGGAGATGCGCTGCGACGTGGAGGACCTCATGGGCCTTTGGGATGAGATAAGCTCCGCCGCCCGGCGCACCCCGGCCCCATGCCTTCTGTACCGGGACGGAGGGCTTCTTGAGCGGGTGCTTAGGGACGAGCTGGACCGGGACGTTGCGGAGGTGGTCCTTGACAACCCGGAGGACCTGGATACGGTGGCCTCCCTGTGTCTTAAGTTCTTCGGTCCCTCCGGGGGGCCTGAGGTGACGTTGTACAGGGGGCGCGGATCGGTCTTTGAGGTCTACGGCGTTGAGAAGGAGCTTGAGCTGGCCCTTGACAAGAAGGTTTGGCTAAGCTCCGGGGCCTACCTGGTGATAGACCAGGCGGAGGCTCTGACCGTCATAGACGTGAACACCGGGAAATACACCGGAGCCAAGGACCTAAGGCACACGGTTTTGAAGACCAACCTGGAAGCGGCGGAGGAGGTGGCCCGCCAGCTCAGGATCAGGGCCATAGGCGGGATAGTGGTGGTGGACTTCATAGACATGGAGTCCGAGGAGGACCGGAGGGTTCTCCTGGAGAGGCTCAAGGAGCTCTTCAAGGGCGACCGGCACAGGGCCAGGGTCTTTGGGATAACCCCCCTGGGGCTTGTGGAGCTGACCCGCAAGAGGAGCAGGAGCGATCTTCGAAGCATCCTCACCAGGGGATGCCCCATGTGCGGTGGTTCTGGCTTTGTGGAGAGGGAGGAGGCGTCGGCCATGAAGCTGAAGAGGGCCATCCGCAAGGCGATGGGGTCCTCCTCCCCGGAGGCCCTCCTGGTGGCCATGAACCCCCACGGGGCCAGGCACTGTGCGGAGTACCTGCCCTCTTGGGAGGAGGAGTTCCGGTGCCGCATATTTCTGAAGGAGGATCCTTCTCTTCAGTGGGGGAAGTTCAAGCTGGAGTACCAGGGGCAGCTGCGTCAGGCGGAGCATCGCATGGCCCCGTCCTCGGGGGTGGCTTGGGTTGTACATAGGACGGATAGAGCTTAA
- a CDS encoding TIGR03936 family radical SAM-associated protein has product MGTEFARVRFGYSKRRGACFIPHQELPTLFGRGMRRAGLTLELTQGFSPHPRITLAPPLPVGVIGLFELGEVWVKRGTLEGFKRLNRALPEGFALEAVEEVEESAPSLSKLCNAGEYLLKLKDGGVPPEGLAEVLGGWDHWPSVGIDPSPAGSDGHLKFIMLNPDQVGPSMMVKFLISSGLASSWSDIELVRVRLGRFDRAEGFVDLLPRPAEGVSV; this is encoded by the coding sequence GTGGGAACTGAATTTGCCAGGGTGCGCTTTGGCTACTCCAAGCGGAGGGGGGCCTGCTTCATACCACATCAGGAGCTTCCTACCCTGTTCGGCCGGGGGATGAGGAGGGCGGGATTGACGCTGGAGCTCACCCAGGGATTTTCCCCCCATCCCAGGATAACCCTGGCGCCGCCGCTGCCCGTTGGGGTGATAGGCCTTTTTGAGCTGGGGGAGGTTTGGGTTAAGAGAGGGACCTTGGAGGGGTTTAAGCGCCTTAATCGAGCTCTGCCGGAGGGATTTGCGCTGGAGGCGGTGGAGGAGGTGGAGGAATCCGCCCCTTCCCTCTCCAAACTCTGCAACGCCGGGGAGTACCTCCTTAAGCTGAAGGACGGCGGCGTGCCGCCGGAGGGGCTGGCGGAAGTCCTGGGCGGTTGGGATCATTGGCCTTCCGTCGGGATAGATCCGTCTCCAGCCGGCTCGGACGGGCACCTAAAGTTCATAATGTTAAACCCAGACCAGGTGGGGCCGTCGATGATGGTCAAGTTCCTGATATCCTCCGGGCTGGCTTCTTCCTGGTCGGACATCGAGTTGGTGAGGGTGAGGCTGGGGCGCTTCGACCGAGCTGAGGGCTTTGTGGACCTCCTGCCCCGTCCCGCGGAGGGGGTGTCGGTTTGA
- a CDS encoding radical SAM protein — MGFIDTEDRRWPLWASVKRPARYVGGEYGLIPPKEGDGIVRICLAFPDVYEVGMSYLGFQIFYGLLKELPKSDVERVYCPWVDMEKAMRDRGEPLGSLDTGRPLKDFHAVAFTLQYELSYTNILTMLDLGGIPLRSSDRSDQDPLVLAGGPGAFVAEPLADHVDAFFVGDGEVLWPKAVDALSAAMGMPREERLRALASIDGVYVPSLWNGEAVRRQVLLDLDGGFYPRRMIVPSCGIVHDRVAVQVFRGCTRGCRFCQAGMIDRPVRERSGDSIVEQVRELLDFTGWEEVGFLSLATCDWSHLCEVMEKLKPLLNQRGVKLSLPSLRMDAFSVALAASLDTMRKGGLTFAPEAGTQRLRDVINKGVSDEDIDAAVRAAFDHRWDRIKLYFMMGLPTETEEDLKGIWEICRRVLKIGRSMGKRPEVTVSLSGFVPKAHTPFQWEGQISMEELRERGRFVKGLMSKERSLKLSYHEPGQTFLEGVFSRGDRALGGVLEEAWRRGARFDGWTEMFNLDLWLEAFHAVGVDPHEYTAPRRLEGPLPWDHIDSGVSRGFLLSERERALSALVTPDCRQGSCNRCGIPPASCPVLLRSGGAARGN; from the coding sequence ATGGGTTTTATCGATACGGAGGATCGCCGGTGGCCCCTTTGGGCGTCGGTGAAGCGCCCCGCCAGGTACGTTGGCGGGGAGTACGGTCTTATTCCCCCTAAGGAGGGGGACGGGATAGTGCGCATATGTCTGGCCTTTCCGGACGTGTACGAGGTGGGTATGAGCTACCTTGGGTTCCAGATCTTCTACGGCCTTCTCAAGGAGCTGCCCAAATCCGACGTCGAGAGGGTTTACTGCCCTTGGGTGGACATGGAGAAGGCCATGCGGGACCGGGGCGAGCCCTTGGGTTCCCTTGACACTGGCCGGCCGCTGAAGGACTTCCACGCCGTGGCCTTCACCCTCCAGTACGAGCTTTCGTACACCAACATACTCACCATGTTGGACCTTGGCGGGATACCACTTAGGAGCTCCGACAGATCCGACCAAGACCCGCTGGTCCTGGCGGGAGGCCCCGGGGCCTTTGTGGCGGAGCCCCTGGCGGATCACGTGGACGCCTTTTTCGTTGGGGACGGGGAGGTCCTGTGGCCCAAGGCAGTGGATGCCTTAAGCGCCGCCATGGGGATGCCGAGGGAAGAGCGCCTTAGGGCCCTTGCCTCCATAGATGGGGTTTACGTGCCATCCCTTTGGAATGGTGAGGCGGTAAGGCGGCAGGTGCTGTTGGATCTGGACGGGGGTTTTTATCCCAGGAGGATGATAGTACCATCCTGCGGGATCGTTCACGATCGGGTGGCGGTGCAGGTCTTTCGGGGCTGCACCAGGGGCTGTCGGTTCTGTCAGGCGGGGATGATAGACCGCCCGGTGAGGGAGCGCAGCGGGGACTCCATCGTTGAGCAGGTCAGGGAGCTATTGGACTTCACCGGTTGGGAGGAGGTGGGGTTTCTCTCCCTTGCCACCTGTGACTGGAGCCATCTTTGCGAGGTGATGGAGAAGCTTAAACCCTTGCTCAACCAGCGGGGGGTCAAGCTGAGCCTGCCGAGCCTTAGGATGGACGCCTTCTCCGTGGCCCTTGCGGCGTCGCTTGATACCATGAGGAAAGGCGGCCTTACCTTCGCCCCCGAGGCGGGGACCCAGCGGCTTAGGGACGTCATAAACAAGGGTGTCAGCGACGAGGACATAGACGCCGCCGTGAGGGCCGCTTTCGATCACCGCTGGGACCGAATCAAGCTTTACTTCATGATGGGGCTTCCCACGGAGACGGAGGAGGATCTCAAGGGCATATGGGAGATCTGCCGGCGTGTCCTCAAGATTGGGAGGTCCATGGGGAAGAGGCCGGAGGTCACGGTTTCCCTTTCCGGCTTCGTGCCCAAGGCCCACACCCCGTTTCAGTGGGAGGGGCAGATATCCATGGAGGAGCTGAGGGAAAGGGGAAGGTTCGTGAAGGGCCTCATGTCCAAGGAGCGGTCGCTGAAGCTGTCCTACCACGAGCCCGGCCAAACCTTCCTGGAGGGGGTGTTCTCCAGGGGGGACAGGGCCCTTGGGGGCGTCCTTGAGGAGGCTTGGCGCAGGGGGGCCAGGTTCGACGGTTGGACCGAGATGTTCAACCTGGATCTTTGGCTTGAGGCATTCCATGCCGTTGGGGTGGACCCCCATGAATATACCGCCCCAAGGAGGCTGGAGGGGCCGCTTCCTTGGGATCACATAGACTCCGGCGTCAGCAGGGGTTTCCTGCTTTCCGAGCGGGAGCGGGCCCTAAGCGCCCTGGTGACCCCGGACTGCAGGCAGGGGAGCTGCAACCGCTGCGGTATCCCCCCTGCATCCTGTCCCGTGCTCTTAAGAAGCGGAGGTGCGGCGCGTGGGAACTGA
- the rodA gene encoding rod shape-determining protein RodA has protein sequence MLKGPSWDEMRKGMDLPLWFIMLALFGLGIMALFSASLGVRKANYGFPLKQALWGLLGMGAYFGVMALGYRKAVEESHRVYGATLFLLLLVLVMGHTAKGAQSWFSLGPVRLQPSEFGKIGLALFMSRHLCRFPPEDLKSLGLALGASGISLVLLLLQPDLGSSLVYCVMIGAGFWVAGIKPKYMASMTALGLSMLPLAWGFLKPYQKMRLMVFIDPKVDPLGAGYNVIQSRIAVGSGGLWGKGFLEGTQGRLHFLPEAHTDFIFSVFSEEFGFLGGLLVVLLFAALIWRIFFVAAAAKDLRGKVLCSMVAAWIFFQAFESMAMSMGLAPVTGLPLPFFSYGGSSLLAEFLALGLVQSVAVQTSLERFD, from the coding sequence ATGCTGAAGGGTCCCAGTTGGGATGAGATGCGCAAGGGGATGGACCTGCCCCTTTGGTTTATCATGCTGGCCCTCTTCGGGCTAGGCATAATGGCCCTGTTCAGCGCTTCCCTGGGGGTAAGGAAGGCCAATTACGGGTTCCCGTTGAAGCAGGCCCTATGGGGGCTTCTTGGAATGGGGGCGTACTTCGGGGTGATGGCCTTGGGTTACCGGAAGGCCGTTGAGGAGTCCCACAGGGTGTATGGAGCCACGCTGTTCCTGCTTCTCTTGGTGTTGGTGATGGGGCACACCGCCAAGGGGGCCCAAAGCTGGTTCTCCTTGGGTCCAGTAAGGCTTCAGCCCTCGGAGTTCGGGAAGATAGGGCTGGCGCTGTTCATGTCAAGGCACCTTTGCAGGTTTCCCCCGGAGGACCTTAAGTCCCTGGGGTTGGCCCTGGGCGCTTCGGGCATATCGCTGGTGTTGCTCCTGTTGCAGCCTGACCTTGGCAGTTCCCTTGTCTACTGCGTCATGATAGGGGCAGGGTTCTGGGTGGCGGGGATCAAACCCAAGTACATGGCCTCCATGACGGCGTTGGGGCTGTCCATGCTTCCCCTGGCGTGGGGCTTCCTCAAGCCCTATCAAAAGATGCGGCTCATGGTCTTCATAGATCCCAAGGTGGACCCCCTTGGGGCGGGTTACAACGTGATCCAGTCCAGGATCGCCGTGGGGTCCGGGGGGTTGTGGGGAAAGGGCTTCCTGGAGGGTACCCAGGGGAGGCTGCACTTCCTGCCCGAGGCCCACACGGACTTCATCTTTAGCGTGTTCTCCGAGGAGTTCGGTTTTTTGGGGGGGCTTTTGGTGGTCCTCCTCTTCGCTGCCCTGATATGGAGGATTTTCTTCGTGGCCGCGGCGGCCAAGGACCTTAGGGGCAAGGTGCTGTGCTCCATGGTGGCCGCCTGGATCTTCTTTCAGGCCTTCGAGAGCATGGCCATGAGCATGGGGCTTGCGCCGGTGACGGGACTTCCCCTTCCCTTCTTCAGCTACGGCGGAAGCTCCCTTTTGGCGGAGTTCTTAGCCCTGGGGCTCGTGCAGAGCGTGGCGGTCCAGACCAGTTTGGAGCGTTTTGACTGA
- the minE gene encoding cell division topological specificity factor MinE translates to MGLLDRLFRGSSNSGVTAKERLQLVLIHDRSDISQEMMENLRRDLISVISKYMEIDENKIELELEKEERSVALVASIPVVNVRRCGRTGNARC, encoded by the coding sequence ATGGGATTGCTTGACAGGCTCTTCAGGGGAAGCTCTAATTCCGGCGTCACCGCCAAGGAGCGCCTGCAGCTGGTTCTCATCCACGACAGGAGCGACATATCCCAGGAGATGATGGAGAACCTAAGGCGGGATCTGATATCGGTGATAAGCAAGTACATGGAGATCGACGAGAACAAGATAGAGCTTGAGCTGGAGAAGGAGGAGCGGTCGGTGGCGCTGGTGGCCAGCATACCGGTGGTAAACGTGAGGCGCTGCGGGAGGACCGGAAACGCCAGATGCTGA
- the minD gene encoding septum site-determining protein MinD produces MVVVTSGKGGVGKTTTTANLAVALAKMGRRVVAIDGDIGLRNLDLVMGLENRIVYTLVDVVEGACRLNQAMVKDKRVDNLYMIPAAQTRTKDAVSAEQMEGLCSELRQDFDYVLVDSPAGIEAGFRNAAHGADEALVVTTPEVSAVRDADRIIGLLESMGKSPIRLVINRIRPHMVKKKDMLSVEDVLEVLAVDLIGVVPDDESVVTSSNRGEPLTLGESSPAAMAFRDLAMRLEGQQVPFPPLEDHHGEGIIAKFKRIFKG; encoded by the coding sequence GTGGTAGTGGTTACCTCGGGCAAGGGTGGGGTTGGCAAGACCACCACCACCGCCAACCTGGCGGTGGCGTTGGCCAAGATGGGCCGTCGAGTGGTGGCCATCGACGGGGACATAGGGTTGAGGAACCTGGACCTGGTGATGGGGCTTGAGAACCGGATAGTCTACACCCTGGTGGATGTGGTGGAAGGGGCTTGCAGGCTCAACCAAGCGATGGTGAAGGACAAGCGGGTGGACAACCTGTACATGATACCCGCGGCCCAGACCAGGACGAAGGACGCGGTTAGCGCCGAACAGATGGAGGGCTTATGTTCCGAGCTTCGGCAGGACTTTGATTACGTCCTGGTGGACAGCCCCGCGGGGATAGAGGCGGGTTTCAGGAACGCCGCCCATGGGGCAGATGAGGCCCTGGTGGTGACCACCCCGGAGGTATCGGCGGTGCGGGATGCGGACAGGATAATAGGACTCCTGGAGTCCATGGGCAAGTCCCCCATAAGGTTGGTAATAAACCGCATAAGGCCCCACATGGTGAAGAAAAAGGACATGTTGAGCGTGGAAGACGTCCTGGAGGTCTTGGCGGTGGACCTCATCGGGGTGGTGCCCGACGATGAGTCGGTGGTAACCTCCAGCAACCGGGGAGAGCCCCTTACACTGGGGGAGAGTTCCCCCGCCGCCATGGCCTTCAGGGATCTTGCCATGCGGCTGGAGGGGCAGCAGGTTCCGTTCCCCCCCCTGGAGGATCATCATGGGGAAGGGATAATAGCCAAGTTCAAGAGGATATTCAAGGGTTGA
- the mrdA gene encoding penicillin-binding protein 2 translates to MTKGFERFYMDRRLQHLRALMVALLLMLIGGLAYFQILKGDQYVELASRNRLRVVRLSPPRGVIRDANGVPLAVNVRTFDVKAYPMDLQKDGNLERVAALFQRKGIPMDPASLAESVEKQYVAPYRAVSVASNLTLAQVADLMGEEEFRGLLFPFPVWRRVYPAGDLVAHVVGYVGEVTREELEELEDPRYQGGDVIGKNGIEAWYEQELRGEVGEDAVEVDARGRRLKDVSHVEPVRGKDVKLTLDLGAQRLAADLMKGQRGALIAMDVRDGSVKVLFSSPTFDPNPLTWGISSKEWRVLITDRDRPMMNRAVSGTYPPASTFKVVTAIAALEEGVVSRSTTVYCPGHFTLGNRTFNCWKKSGHGTEDLTRALRDSCDVYFYQVGVWLGIDRLLKWASLLGVGSKTGIDITGEAEGNIAGPKWKRARFKEPWYKGDTVNYSIGQGFLLMTPLQVLRIYAAIANGGYLVTPHLNSEAPHVEKDLRIPRFGLEAMRRGLEEVVNSGTGRRAAAFGVSVAGKTGTAQNPHGDDHAWFVGYAPRENPRYVAIAIVEAGGHGSSAAAPLVGQVLAYLVKNENPLRGASR, encoded by the coding sequence ATGACTAAGGGTTTTGAGCGGTTCTACATGGACCGGCGCCTGCAGCACCTTAGGGCCCTGATGGTGGCGTTGCTCCTGATGCTCATAGGAGGGCTTGCGTACTTTCAGATCCTTAAGGGGGACCAGTACGTGGAGCTGGCCTCCAGGAACCGTCTCCGGGTGGTGAGGCTCTCCCCCCCAAGGGGGGTCATAAGGGATGCTAACGGGGTGCCCCTTGCGGTCAACGTGAGGACCTTCGACGTTAAGGCTTATCCCATGGACCTTCAGAAGGACGGCAACCTGGAAAGGGTGGCCGCGCTTTTCCAGAGGAAGGGCATACCCATGGATCCCGCGTCCCTGGCGGAGTCGGTGGAGAAACAGTACGTGGCCCCTTACAGGGCGGTGAGCGTGGCTAGCAACCTAACCCTGGCCCAGGTGGCGGACCTTATGGGGGAGGAGGAGTTTCGTGGGTTGCTCTTCCCATTTCCGGTGTGGAGGAGGGTTTACCCCGCCGGCGACCTGGTGGCCCACGTGGTTGGTTACGTGGGAGAGGTGACCAGGGAGGAGCTTGAGGAGCTTGAGGACCCCAGATACCAGGGGGGGGACGTGATCGGGAAGAACGGCATAGAGGCCTGGTATGAGCAGGAGCTCCGGGGCGAAGTGGGTGAGGACGCGGTGGAGGTGGACGCCAGGGGCCGAAGGCTGAAGGACGTGTCCCACGTGGAGCCGGTTCGAGGAAAGGACGTCAAGCTTACGCTGGACCTAGGGGCTCAGCGGCTCGCGGCGGACCTCATGAAGGGGCAGAGGGGCGCTCTCATCGCCATGGACGTGAGGGACGGCAGCGTGAAGGTGCTTTTTTCGTCCCCCACCTTTGATCCCAATCCCCTTACCTGGGGCATATCCTCCAAGGAATGGAGGGTCCTCATTACCGACAGGGACAGGCCCATGATGAACCGGGCGGTGAGCGGGACTTACCCCCCCGCCTCCACCTTCAAGGTGGTGACCGCCATAGCCGCGTTGGAGGAGGGGGTGGTAAGCCGCTCTACCACCGTGTACTGTCCAGGCCACTTCACGTTGGGCAACAGGACCTTCAACTGTTGGAAGAAGAGCGGACACGGCACCGAGGACCTCACCAGGGCGCTTCGCGACTCGTGCGACGTGTATTTCTACCAGGTGGGGGTGTGGCTTGGCATAGACCGGCTTTTGAAGTGGGCGTCCCTCCTTGGGGTGGGTTCCAAGACCGGCATAGACATAACCGGGGAAGCGGAGGGCAACATAGCGGGGCCTAAGTGGAAGAGGGCCCGGTTTAAGGAGCCCTGGTACAAGGGGGATACGGTAAACTACTCCATAGGCCAGGGATTCCTGTTGATGACCCCCCTTCAGGTCTTAAGGATATACGCCGCCATAGCCAACGGGGGCTATCTGGTGACCCCGCACCTCAATTCCGAAGCCCCCCACGTGGAGAAGGACCTTAGGATACCGCGTTTTGGGTTGGAGGCCATGCGAAGGGGGCTTGAAGAGGTGGTCAACAGCGGTACCGGAAGGCGCGCCGCCGCCTTTGGGGTGTCAGTGGCGGGAAAGACCGGCACCGCCCAGAACCCCCATGGGGACGATCACGCCTGGTTTGTGGGCTACGCTCCAAGGGAGAACCCCAGGTACGTGGCCATAGCCATAGTGGAGGCCGGGGGGCACGGTTCCTCCGCCGCGGCTCCGCTGGTGGGGCAGGTTTTAGCTTACCTGGTCAAGAACGAAAATCCTTTAAGGGGGGCGTCTCGGTGA
- a CDS encoding rod shape-determining protein MreC, which yields MRRFEPLWLHGLSATLAGLLLLLWSLNFPVAKVFGGPFANLLSWPESPALQGRLVLQAFTGWLIERKDLKDRLRELEAENLAMRRMLSVPHGGRPAALPGLLPALVTLRYPEAWWSEIRIDKGSSHGVVPGLPVLSDGYLVGVVSSVESHSSWVRLLTSQESMVAVVVDQTRDLGVLGGDGMGRMYLQYLPPDREITRDMTISTALMGDRMPPGIPVGKVLSKDRESGGFVVYNVALMAHMTQLYWVDVMIDGGSR from the coding sequence ATGAGACGCTTTGAGCCCCTCTGGCTGCACGGACTTAGCGCCACGCTGGCGGGGCTGTTGCTGCTCCTTTGGAGCCTCAACTTCCCGGTGGCCAAGGTGTTTGGGGGTCCCTTTGCGAACCTGTTGAGCTGGCCCGAGAGCCCTGCCCTTCAGGGGCGGCTGGTGCTGCAGGCCTTTACGGGGTGGCTGATAGAGAGGAAGGACCTGAAGGACCGCCTTAGGGAGCTGGAGGCGGAGAACCTGGCCATGAGAAGGATGCTCAGCGTCCCCCATGGTGGGCGTCCTGCGGCCCTGCCGGGCCTTTTGCCAGCCCTGGTGACGCTCCGCTACCCGGAGGCCTGGTGGTCTGAGATCAGGATAGACAAGGGCAGCTCCCATGGGGTTGTGCCGGGTTTGCCGGTGCTGTCGGACGGGTATCTGGTAGGGGTGGTGTCCTCCGTGGAGAGCCACAGTTCCTGGGTTAGGCTTTTGACCTCCCAAGAGTCCATGGTGGCGGTGGTGGTGGACCAGACCAGGGACCTTGGGGTTTTGGGCGGCGACGGCATGGGCAGGATGTACCTGCAGTACCTTCCACCGGACCGGGAGATAACCAGGGACATGACCATATCCACCGCCCTCATGGGGGACAGGATGCCGCCGGGCATACCGGTGGGCAAGGTGCTCTCCAAGGACCGGGAGTCCGGGGGATTTGTGGTATATAACGTTGCCCTCATGGCCCATATGACCCAGCTATATTGGGTGGACGTGATGATAGACGGTGGTTCCCGATGA
- a CDS encoding rod shape-determining protein: MSDDLGIDLGTANMVVYASKRGIVFNQPSVLATRRTGRKGQKEVLAVGSEAKCMIGKTPAGVDTIRPLQHGVIADFEMTELLIRHAMDKALGGRRLFSHPRAIVSVPACVTEVEKKAVVDATLRAGAREAMVVEEPLVAALGAGLPINEPRGNMIVDIGGGTSEVAVLSLGGIVVKDSIRMAGDEMDNAIVEMMKQNYALSIGQTTAEEIKFALGSAVPLEQELEMEVKGRDLMDGLPKVIRVTSTEVREALSPIIEGIEEILRNVLERTPPELVKDIVDQGLVLTGGGANLRGLNIRLADSLNVPVHLAEQPLFSVALGLGRMLKDRDFSRKVLSAEVSSL; the protein is encoded by the coding sequence TTGAGCGATGACCTTGGAATAGATCTTGGTACCGCCAACATGGTGGTGTACGCCTCCAAGAGGGGGATCGTGTTCAACCAACCCTCCGTGTTGGCCACCAGGAGGACCGGCCGGAAGGGGCAGAAGGAGGTGCTGGCGGTGGGGTCCGAGGCCAAGTGCATGATCGGCAAGACCCCCGCCGGCGTGGACACCATAAGGCCTCTCCAGCACGGCGTAATAGCGGATTTTGAGATGACGGAGCTCCTGATAAGGCACGCCATGGATAAGGCCTTAGGGGGCCGTCGGCTTTTCTCCCACCCAAGGGCCATAGTATCGGTTCCAGCCTGCGTTACCGAGGTGGAGAAGAAGGCGGTGGTGGACGCCACCTTAAGGGCCGGGGCCCGGGAGGCCATGGTGGTTGAGGAGCCGTTGGTGGCGGCCCTGGGAGCTGGGCTTCCAATAAACGAGCCTAGGGGCAACATGATAGTGGACATCGGCGGCGGCACCAGCGAGGTGGCGGTGTTGTCCTTAGGTGGAATAGTGGTGAAGGATTCGATCCGCATGGCGGGGGACGAGATGGACAACGCCATAGTGGAGATGATGAAGCAGAACTACGCCCTCTCCATAGGCCAGACCACCGCGGAGGAGATAAAGTTTGCCTTGGGGTCTGCGGTGCCCCTGGAGCAGGAGCTGGAGATGGAGGTCAAGGGCAGGGACCTGATGGACGGCCTTCCAAAGGTCATAAGGGTCACCTCCACGGAGGTGAGGGAGGCCCTGTCGCCTATCATAGAGGGTATAGAGGAGATCCTGAGGAACGTTTTGGAGAGGACCCCTCCGGAGCTGGTGAAGGACATAGTGGACCAAGGGTTGGTGCTTACCGGCGGAGGGGCGAACCTAAGGGGGCTCAACATACGCCTCGCGGACTCCTTGAACGTCCCGGTGCACCTGGCGGAGCAGCCGCTTTTTTCCGTGGCCCTTGGCCTTGGAAGGATGCTTAAGGACCGGGATTTTTCCAGGAAGGTCTTATCCGCGGAGGTAAGCTCCTTATAG
- a CDS encoding MBL fold metallo-hydrolase produces the protein MSFTVRRFPLGELWTNFYLVFDAEGLAVGIDPGGDCPEVLDFMEETGLRLHWIMLTHGHWDHMEGLGCLRKAAVEGLAVHRLDGRALTDPAVNLSQYLGSQGAFDPAERLLEDGDELSVGYMSIRVLHTPGHTPGSCCFLVESGNSRALFSGDTLFARSIGRTDLPGGDDGALRESLARLARLEDSLKVYPGHGPETTIGEERAKNPFWPR, from the coding sequence ATGAGCTTTACGGTTAGGCGGTTCCCCTTGGGGGAGCTGTGGACCAACTTCTACCTGGTTTTCGATGCCGAAGGCCTTGCGGTGGGGATAGATCCCGGAGGGGACTGTCCGGAGGTGTTGGATTTCATGGAGGAGACCGGGCTTCGGCTTCATTGGATAATGCTGACCCACGGCCATTGGGACCACATGGAGGGGTTGGGCTGTCTTAGGAAGGCCGCCGTCGAAGGCCTTGCGGTGCATAGGTTGGACGGCAGGGCTCTCACGGATCCCGCCGTAAACCTGTCGCAATACTTGGGCTCCCAGGGGGCCTTCGACCCTGCGGAGCGGCTCCTGGAGGATGGGGACGAGCTCTCAGTAGGTTACATGAGCATAAGGGTTCTTCACACCCCAGGGCACACCCCCGGCAGCTGCTGCTTCCTGGTTGAGTCTGGAAACTCCAGGGCCCTGTTCTCCGGGGACACCCTGTTCGCCAGGAGCATAGGCAGGACCGACCTGCCCGGGGGGGATGACGGGGCCTTGCGGGAATCGCTGGCGCGTCTTGCCCGACTGGAGGACTCGCTCAAGGTCTACCCAGGGCACGGCCCGGAGACCACCATAGGGGAGGAGCGCGCTAAGAACCCCTTCTGGCCTCGATAG